Sequence from the Vanacampus margaritifer isolate UIUO_Vmar chromosome 18, RoL_Vmar_1.0, whole genome shotgun sequence genome:
caactcaaaatcagtcacattcaaaaacattggactgcctttgcttttaaaaactatcactgagaatatcatcatatctaactaatgtgattactaagttaacacataaataatgttgaatagttcaaatttcatgaacaaataattgtatcttgaccaaatgaaaagtaactcatattagagcataccacaaatgtctttgttatagcagaagatgttatctgtcggagtcatgtgcatacacaatgaactacaaaaaaaaaaaaaaaatcgaatttttttttttggggggagataaaaaaaaagcggaattccgcgaattagcggaaaaatcacatccctgtatatattCTCAGTTATAGTATTTACTAGATGCCAGAAAGAACAAGTACACAGCTGTAAAACCTTTTCTGCTggaatgcggaagaaggtctaatctgttcAAAATGGTTTCTACTCTTCTACTGTCTTGGTAGGTTGGCTCAGCCTAGCCCGTGTGCAAATTTGTGATCTGATGGTCTCAACTGGTTTCAACCAGAAAAGTGTGCCAGAGTGCAAATAGACGGCTTTGCTCAAGTCACCTGCCCAATTattaagaggcctaatctaaACACTGGACCAAGAATTGACACCTCTGTGCCAGATGCGTTTTGGCAGAGCGTTTTACAAACCGGAAACGTCATGATTCGACTGCTATTGCATGCGCTTTTGACTTGCGAAAATGGTTGACAAGAagccgattattattattatagcccTGTGGCCTGCCACGCTTAGGTCATTCTGTTCTTTAGCATTTTAGGCTAGTTGTGATTGCTCAAGATTGCTGGTActgtgcggggggggggggggggggttgagaatGCTAGAACCGAAGAGGCCTTTCATGTGACAGGCATAAGGTGCCAAGACTTGACAACTAAAAAaaaggctcatcactctatgtAAAGCTTTCACTAATTCCAGACCGCACTTTCCACTAAATATCAAAAAGATCACAAAATTACCACAAGTGGGGGCTTCATCACACAACACAAGGATGACACAAACAAGTCACAGCTACACTTGACACCACAGAGCACCCACGACAACTACATGCATAAGAGAAGATACACAAGGTGTTTACAAAGAGTTTACAAACTAGTCGTGTTTGCGGTGACGGGACTTGTGATTGGTCGATCAACCTCACTCCCTTCCTCCTTCTGCTCCTCCCCTCCGAGTGTCGGCCTACTCTTCCTTCCGCTCGGGCTGCTCAACGTCAGCTCTCTCGGCACTAGCAGACGGTGTGGATGTGGTGCCGGTGGTGCCGGTGGCTGATGGAGCTAGCGGTGCGGTGCGTGCAGGGCAGGAACGTCTAGAAGCTCATCTAGATGGTTCTGAAAAGGACCTGGCAGCTCCCTCGCTCCTCAAAAGGTGTTGTCACCTCTAACTTTGGTTCAGCTTCCTTGGGAATGGTTTGGTCCAGAGTGTAAGGTGCATGCTTATTGTCACTTGCTCTACTTTTTGGGTGGCTTTTGGCTAAACTGACTCCACAGACGGtggaagctttaaaaaaaaaaaaaaaaaaaaaaaggaaatctttTTCCTGGATGATTTTTATCAGATTTTATCGATTGActgttttgttgatttttttgctccattttatttattgttatgtgTATCTAACTGTGTAAACATGATTCTTAATCACTTGTGCTTTCAAAACTGAGTCTCCATTTGGCTTGGATGACTGGAATTCTAAATTTAATAGATGAACTCTCCAAGGAGTAAAAATCCTGAACttgcatattttgtatttgacCTCTCTGGGTTCTGTGCTTCTTATTGctacatgctttaaaaaaacaacaaaaaaaacgttcctATTTTCTCGTTGGCTGAGCGAGGGTTCTATCGGTACCAACGACCTAATACTGCCATCTTTAAAAGTGAGGGTCATTGGTGTCGCTACCGGTGTTCAATGTTTCTTCATCTTGAGATGGTGCAGAGGGGCAATTTGAGTTATAAGAGAAAGTGCAAACAAAATCCTCAAAAGTGTCCAAAAGTTTGTCCAAAGGACCAACGGAATTCATGAAATAATCTGTGAGATAATTTGAGCAATTTGCATAGTTTTCAATATCTAAACTTGAACCTGAAGATATATCAAAATCATCTATAGTGCTTGGACAGTCAGAAAGACTATCAGTAGTTTTATCAGGTGACACGTTTAGTCCCGTTTTAAATGTAGTGAATTTGGTGTTGGCGGTTGTGTCTCTGCCAGCAGTGTTTGATATTTCTAGCTGGACAGTAGTCGCCTGCACAGGGACCTGAGGGATACACACGGGGTCTTGATAACTGTTGTCTACCTCCGTGTCCCTGACCCTGTACCTGCCCGCTGAGTAGGAATGCTCACCAATTTGAAAAAACTGGAGCCTCTCCTCCACCATGTCCCTCTTGCTCATGTCAATCGCACCACTGCGCGTCATCTCAAACATCTTCCCTTCGTGGAACAGGAAGGGGTTGGGCTCGCTCGTCGGTGTGCTATCGTCTGTCGGCGTGCGGGCGGGGGTGCTGTCGGGCGTGGTGGCCTGAGATTGCTCGTCGACTGCCAGTCCAAAAGGCTTTGGCTCGCCGTTGCTGGCCTGCGTTCCTCCCATGTCGACGATATCTTCTTCAGCACCTTTACTGGGCCAGGGGTCAAAGTCCAAGCCTTTAGTCGCAACAGTCTTAAAAGGAGAGTTAAACTCTTCTTCTAACTTATAGCTAAAGTATGTATCTGAAAAGCCTTCTTTAGCTGGGAGTTTCTGTCCATTCGTTTCAACACCGTCTTTTTGAGCGTCATTAGAGTTCCTACCATCCAATGGTATGTCTTTCTGGTCCTTCAGACATTCCTCtggaattttttcttcttcaataaCTTCTAGTTTAGTTTGAGGAAAAGAGCGGTCTAAGGGCCTGAAAGTGTCAGTCGCCCAGACATCTCGCCTGCTGTCCAGAGGGCCTAACGACTTTAAGTCAGCTTGTTCATACAGACCATCATCCTCATCTTGGAGGTCATACCCATCTAGGGAGTCTATCTCGGTTGCATCAGTGTCATGAGAAAATTCAGCTGTTGTGGCTAATGAACAGTCTGTTATGGACTGGTCGTTTCCGTTTTGTTCACATTCATAGTCCTCTCCCTTACCGTTGGACCCATTGGTTCCAACAAGAGGTTCGTtgtcatttccatttttgtcatgttttttcacCTTGACCTGATTTTCTTTCTCCCTTTTCGTTTGGTTATCCTCTTCCCGAGGAGCTTTGAAAGTGAATTTTTTAGAGGGAATCGGTTGAAAGATTGACTCTTCATCATTGTCGTCCTCACCATTGGACTGACTATTATCCACCTCAGGTAGCACTGGCGAAGGGGGCTGGATACGTATTATTGGTTCAATCAGCAGCTTCTGGTGTTCTTCCTTTAAATTCACCTCCATCATTTCCGTCTCCGTTTCCGACGAAGCGCAGGAACCTTTCTTGTCTGGATCAGATGTTTCTGAGAGGTCCAAAGGAGGTGGTGGAGGAAATTCAATGTATGCGACGCCTTTGTCTTTGGAGGCTTCCTGCCCCGTTTTTTCGTCATACCCATTGACTGTGCTTTTTTGCAGAATGGAACTATTCTCTAATCTCTGATAATTATCAGTCATTATCATTTCCTGCATGTTAGCATTAACGAGGTCTGCTTTAGCAGCATGGATGCTAGTTTTGATTTCAGTTAAGGTCTCTTTAAAAGAAATGATGGCTCCTCCTCGGTCATCTTCTAATTCCTCAGATACTTCCATGATTGGGCTGGGCTTATCTGGCACCAACCCCATGAAGCCATCAGGGGTTTTTGCGGTAAGGTCATAGCTGACCTCCTCGGAGCTGGGGGTCTCTGGTGTAAGGGGGCTTTTCCCTGAGCTATCTATGAAGGAGATCTGTTCTAGGGTGTCATCATCTGGGCTGAGGGGTCCAAGTCCAGAAACAGACTTCTGTTTGACAGCATGTAGTGCCCCTTTAGCCTCCCTTTCAGCCTGGCGGCCAACCTGTAGGCTAACGTAAACAGGTAAAGTTTTAATGCCTTTGAAATGTTCGTTGGTTGCTGCGGCAGCGGGAGGTGTTGTGACTTTTTCCAGAATGTCTCTGGAACTAAGTAAGTTATTAGAATTTGAATCTTTAGGGGCGTTATCAAGGAGCTCAAacgaaacattttcatttgttttggtgGCTGTTGCTTCAAAGCTTTTACTTTTACATAACGTTGGAATCTGTGAGGGTTTTGTTACTGAACGTTTCTTAGGCAGGTCATTTTCATTATAACTGGATGTGGTTCTTACAGGAATCTGAGATTCTGACTTTTTCCTtaagtttttattaattaagtCATCGCTATCGATTCTTGAAACCTCAGTTAAGACATTTTTTGTGACATGATGTTTGTCAGCATTGCTATCTTTCTCTGAAAATGTTCTTTGCAGTGACAAATTTGGGATGTTTCTATTTGAAAATAGTTTTGGGGACTTGGGTGACGTCAAAGCCACTTTGGTGTCATCTctgtcatcattattattttggggCCTCTCCTCCTGTGAGGTTTCagtaacttttgtttttctatcAGCAAAAAACTGGTAAATTGGGAGTTTGCTCTCCTGTAATTTCTTTACAGAAGGTTTCGGCTGAACTGGAGGGGGTGTTTTGCTTGGCCTAGACTGGGATTGTTTCTGAACCTCGGAttcaaacttcattctcacagaAGTGACTTTGGATGCTGATTTTATGTGGGAAGGAGAGGAGGGCTCAGACTCACAGGTCTTAGGTTGTTGGATTTTCTGAGGACTGCCTGGCAAGCTAGAGCTTTTCTTTTCAGCAGGTAAAACGCTACCAAATGTTTGACTAACGGAAGGCTCCCTGAGTTTGGTTTTATTAAATGCCTCGTCCCCTGTCTTAGTTTTCTGAGGGCTGCTGCATGCTGAGCTTGGCCAGGACCTCGGTTCTTTGAGTTCTCGTCGGACGGGCTTTCTCTCGGGTGACTGAAGCTCATCGTTGAGCTTTTCTGTTTTATCACGGAAGAACTGGGAAACCTCACAGAGTTTTTCTTCCGCTTCTTTTACACTTTGATCCACCCTGTCCTCATAAAGGAGCTTATCCCTGCTCCTGTCATGTTTATCCTCAGTAAATCTCATCCAGACTGCATGTTTGGGGCTACCTTGTTCAGTTGAATAATGGAGCACTGTAACTTTATCAAACTGTGGTGATTCATCCCTCTGCAAAAATGTTCCCGCTTTCGGGGACCCATCTTTTGAGGACTTAGATACAAACTCCCTTTTGGGGCTATCTTGCTGCTCAGATGTTAGGTTCCTGTCAGTCTTCATTGCAGAATCTTCTGTGGCGGAATGACGTGTCGACGATGTGTCTAGTTTCTCGGAGAGGAGCATTTTTTCAGCAAACCTGTAGGACTCGCCTCTGATTTCAGAGAACTCATCATCACAGTATTCTATGGAATGCTGGCTCAGCAGTTTTAGGGCTTTATAGGAATCATCAGCTATCAGTTGAGCAGAGCTTGGCCGACTGTCCTCCTCCTGTGAAACAGGTGTGTTAACGCGAGATGTTTCCAAGAAAGTGGGGAGGTATTCTTCAGCAATCAGTTCCTCTTCTTCCTGCTGGCTCTCATCATAATCAAGCATTTCCTTAATGGGCCGCTCCCCTTTATAAACATAAAGCTCAGGGTGTTTCTTAGTTTCCCTGATATAAACCTCAGTCGGCTCTGCTGTGCTGTGGCCTTTCTCAATATGAACCTCAATTATCCGTTCTACTTTGGGTTTGGATTTAACGTCCCTGTCGAGAAATCTTGGCGACAGCTCGTCGCCTTTCACTGAGTCCTGGTtagctttgtgttcaaatagGTCTGCCAGTTCTTTGGATGGGTCCCGGCCAGACTGGAAGGCTTTCATGAGGTCTCGCACTGACATGGTTTCCTCAATACCCTCTGCTGTATCAGTGAGCTGAGGCTTATGATAGACCATTCTGGTTGTAGTGGTAATATGAGTTTCCTCTTTAAGACACATGCTCATTGAATCCTCCTCTGGAATCGTCATTTGGGTGGAGGCGACTGAGCTTCCTGAAGCTGCACCTGACTCAGCAGAAGGAAGAGCAGAAGCAGTCTCTTCCACTAGGAGAGGCGCATCTGAGAGGCTCTGAACATAGGCCTCCTCTAACATGGTCTCGGAAACACTAGGAGGGATGGGAGTGTCAGTAAATAAAGGCTTGGGTTCTGTGCTTTCTGCACTCTGGGGAGCAGAAGGTGTCTTTTCACTCCTAGTCTCAAAGCCGCTGTCAGACAGCGGACTCTTATCCTGCTCATGAGACAGCTCCTCTGGGGACTCGAGAATGGTGTCACCCCCCTGATAAGACTCCGCAAGTTTGCTTAGGTCCTTCTCGGATGGAGACCTGAGCATGCCCGACACCGGCGGTGGCATTTTCAGTTTGTGCTCCTGTATTGTCATAGATGGCTTCAGAATACGTTTTTGTTTCTCTTCCCCTTCACCTTTTGCCTCCTCATACCTGCTTTTCAATTCTGCCATTTTGGAGAGGGAGCTAGCCCCAATATCATTAGTTAAATAGTCTACCACTTTAGCCAAATCAAGGTCATTGTTCGATTGGAGCTTAAGCAGATGTGAGCGCTCATCGAAGGTGTTTTGGTCAGAGAGTGCATTTCTTTGGGCCTCCTCAATTTCATCTGTGGAAAATTCCTCCCACCCCTCCGCTACAACATTCTCCTTACTTTCATTCACAATGTCCTTCTGTAATATCTCGCTCACCTTCACTAAATCTTCCTTCACTTTCTCAACAAGTGTGTATGGCTCATCATCCTCTAACTTGGCCTCACGAGGAGTGCTTGTGTGTGATGTCTGGACCCTTTTAGCGGCcgtctgtgtgtctgtctgtaaGATGGCTGTCATTCTCATCAGGTCTTCTTTCATGTCTGCTACATCTTTTAGCATCTCCTGGTTGGAGGCAGTGGCGTGATGAATGATGGGTGGCGTGATGTAGGGGGGCGATTTCAACTGGGAGTTAATTTTGGAGGCCGTAACGCAGGACAACATGGATGAAGAGGGCAAGGTGCGAGGGGAATCAGGAAGTGCCATTTTGAGAGAGCCTGGCCCTGGTTTAACAGCGGTCTCGGACACGACGCTGACCAATGAGTATACAGGTACAGTCATCGTATTTGAGGTAACTGCAGGTACTGAGGAGGCAGCAGCAGATCTCAGAGAACTGTAAGCAGAATTTGCTGAAGCAGATCTAAGGGGGGATGACGGTGATTTAAGCGTGCCATAGCCTGGTGCAGAATAGGAGTCAATGGCTTCATTTATAGCGGCGCTGATGCCAGATGTTGCTGCCTGGGTGGTGGCTTGGATTCTCTCTTGAAGACTTCTCTCTGACGGGTGCCGGGAAGAAGGTGAGGAAGGCGTAGACGAGGATGACACATATTTGACAGGTGAAACGTTCCCGTTCACCATGGACAGTTCAGACGATGCAATGGTTGTCTTCCCTGTCGAGGACGGCGACGACAAGGAGGTTTTCCCTCCTCGTGCTGACAAAGTTGAATCCGAAGAGGTTTTTAAAGAGGACAGGGTGGAGAGGCTTTTAGTAGAGGGAGGATTTGGCGCTGCTGTGTCTATCTTAAAAGGCATACTAGAACTGTAGATGCTGTACGGTTTCTTTGGTGAGATTGGAGCAGCTGTGGACTTATCTGGTGTGTAACCATTGGGAATGGAGTGAATTGGAGAGGTCCTTGACGCGTAGGGTGAAGAGAGACTTTTGATTGAAGCAGCATCTGTGGCAGGTTTATATGGACTTCCGGAGGACACCAAGTTGGCAGAGGCCTGTACAGGATACTGACCCTGCTGGACAACTGTTTTAATGGGTGATGGTATAGCCCTGTAAGACCTGACAGGGGACGAAGGGAGTATGTCGGGGGAAGCCAGGTTGGGTGCTTGCAATGGAGCTCCCATGCTGGCTCTAATTGGAGAAGAACATGCAGGTGATGGGGAGAAGGGCCAGGCAGATTTCAGTGGAGAAGCAGCTGCTGAGCTGGCCGGTGAATCGGCAGCGAGGACGGAGCCGCCCACTCCGCCGAGCCTTGCTTGGCCAGGGACGGTAAGAGGAGCAGTCGACCATGGGGGGTAAGGTCTGGTTGGAAAGACAGGTTTGTGAGGGTGACCAGCAGGCAGTGCTCTTGTGGCTGGTGCGCTTCGCTCAACTGCTGTTTCTTCAGCGGAATGTGGAGAAACAATGATGGAGAAGTAAtgggaaaataaatcaaaaggaTGTGGAGTAgtcaacaaaaatgggaaaagaaaagaagatgcGGAAGAAGAAGAGATCGGGGGGAGAGTTGGTCAGTGAAGCAGTTCTGTTattaaaagaacaacaaataGCAGTTTCATGAAATGCTCACATATTTAAGTATTTATCGACGATGGATTTAATTAAAAGTGTCTTCAGATATTGATCTCAAACACTGacaacaaccacaacaaaaTGGATGATTGAAATTGAAGCCCAAGAAAGcagcaaagtaaaaaacaaagacaatgacACTGAATTGGCAACAGAAACATGGCGGGACAAATGTACCAGGATTACTACAAAAGCAGCTCCGCTTTTTGGACATGAGACATTCTAACACCAGCAAATGGATTCTGCGTCTAATTCCAAACCACTTTAAAAGTGCCTTTTATCTGTTTGGTCCCAACGTTATCCTTAATGACAGGTCAGACAAGCCCTTTGcaatttatttgacaaaatgtgTCCTCCAACACTGACGTTTGGTCCATTTTGTCATGCACAGTCAATAAAAAGATGGTGACAAGCGGAGACTAAAGAAAGAAAACCAGCCAAACTCAAGACCTCTTAACATGCATGGCTGTCCCACACAAAAAATTCCCCACAACACCATAAAGAGCTGAAAAAGTCAGATGGGACAAATGAAAATCAAGCAAATCTTTCTTTGGCCACCCCTGCCGAAAAACCAGAAACATTGGGGCAGTTGGCCAGGCAAAGAAAGATTATGATGTTGctgaattttaaaacaaccaaagcCAAGAATTTATAACAACGTGGGCAAGCACTGCACAGCAGTTCCAAAAccattcatgcaaaaaaaaaaaaaaaagatgtaccaTGTCGTAAACAAGCATGTGGACAGTGCATGTTGTGTCAGGAAGAGAAATGTTCATCAACGCCTCGGACACATGAATCATGATAATCATCACGAgcgaagactttttttttttgttgttgttgttagtgaaaatgacaaaactcACTCAGTGCAGGCTCGGCCAGATAGCTGTAGCGCTTACGTAAGGCTAGCGATGCAAAGGTATGACGTCGCTCGGGCTTTTCAGTCTGCAA
This genomic interval carries:
- the LOC144037977 gene encoding ankyrin-3-like isoform X21; this encodes MAHAASQLKKKADENLVAAEEEREKERKRARKRARGDVKKKTDVNACYLRAARAGNLEKALDYLKNGVDINICNQNGLNALHLASKEGHVEVVAELLQQGANVDAATKKGNTALHIASLAGQMEVVKELVTHNANINAQSQNGFTPLYMAAQENHLDVVHYLLENGSSQSIATEDGFTPLAVALQQGHDQVVSLLLENDTKGKVRLPALHIAARKDDTKAAALLLQSDHNADVESKMMVNRTTESGFTPLHIAAHYGNINVATLLLNRGAAVDFKARNDITPLHVASKRGNGNMVRLLVERGAKIEARTKDGLTPLHCGARSGHEQVVEMLLSRGAPILSKTKNGLSPLHMATQGDHLNCVQLLLHHDAPVDDVTNDYLTALHVAAHCGHYKVAKVIVDKKANPNAKALNGFTPLHIACKKNRVKVMELLLKHGASIQAVTESGLTPIHVAAFMGHENIVHQLINHGASPNTSNVRGETALHMAARAGQSNVVRYLVQNGARVDAKAKDEQTPLHISSRLGKQDIVQQLLANGASPDTTTNSGYTPLHLAAREGHREVAAALMDQGASLGITTKKGFTPLHVAAKYGKLEVANLLLQKNAAPDAAGKSGLTPLHVAAHYDNQKVALLLLKQGASPHGAAKNGYTPLHIASKKNQLEIATTLLEYGASTNSVTRQGITPLHLASQEGNVDVVTLLLARDASVNTGNKYGLTPLHLAAQEDKVNVAEVLVNHGATLDPETKLGYTPLHVACHYGNVKMVHFLLKNQAKVNTKTKNGYTALHQAAQQGHTHIINLLLHNGASPNELTTNGNSALSIARRLGYISVVDTLKVVTEETLTTQTVTEKHKMNVPETMNEVLDMSDDDGDDAMTGNTDKYLAPQDLRELGDDSLPQEGYMGFSVGARSQSLRSFSSDRSNTLNRSSFTRDSMMIEEMLAPGRDMHLAVAKDCDNDSLRRYSWTPDGMDNVNLVSSPIHSGFSSPLPQYDSRFLVSFMVDARGGSMRGSRHNGMRIIIPPRKCTAPTRITCRLVKRHKLASPPPMVEGEGLASRLVEVGPAGAHFLGKLHLPRMPPALNEGESLVSAVLQLGPRGTRFVGPVIVEIPHFGSMRGQERELILLRSENGETWKEHLYDCKTEELRQLLNGMDEELDSAEELQRKRICRIITKDFPQYFAVVSRIRQETHQMGPEGGTLSSRSVLLVQASFPEGALTKKIKVGLQAQPVPDETVKNILGNRATFSPIVTVEPRRRKFHKPITMTIPVPPLSGEGLSNGYKGDCTPCLRLLCSITGGTSPAQWEDITGTTPLTFVNDCVSFTTNVSARFWLADCHQIPETVGLASQLYRELICVPYMAKFVVFAKMNDPVESRLRCFCMTDDKVDKTLEQQENFEEVARSKDIEVLEGRPIYVDCYGNLAPLTKSGQQLLLNFYAFKENRLPFCVKVRDPSQEPCGRLTFLKECKSTKGLPQTAVCNLNITLPAAKKEMESDAEDETEKPERRHTFASLALRKRYSYLAEPALKTAVERSAPATRALPAGHPHKPVFPTRPYPPWSTAPLTVPGQARLGGVGGSVLAADSPASSAAASPLKSAWPFSPSPACSSPIRASMGAPLQAPNLASPDILPSSPVRSYRAIPSPIKTVVQQGQYPVQASANLVSSGSPYKPATDAASIKSLSSPYASRTSPIHSIPNGYTPDKSTAAPISPKKPYSIYSSSMPFKIDTAAPNPPSTKSLSTLSSLKTSSDSTLSARGGKTSLSSPSSTGKTTIASSELSMVNGNVSPVKYVSSSSTPSSPSSRHPSERSLQERIQATTQAATSGISAAINEAIDSYSAPGYGTLKSPSSPLRSASANSAYSSLRSAAASSVPAVTSNTMTVPVYSLVSVVSETAVKPGPGSLKMALPDSPRTLPSSSMLSCVTASKINSQLKSPPYITPPIIHHATASNQEMLKDVADMKEDLMRMTAILQTDTQTAAKRVQTSHTSTPREAKLEDDEPYTLVEKVKEDLVKVSEILQKDIVNESKENVVAEGWEEFSTDEIEEAQRNALSDQNTFDERSHLLKLQSNNDLDLAKVVDYLTNDIGASSLSKMAELKSRYEEAKGEGEEKQKRILKPSMTIQEHKLKMPPPVSGMLRSPSEKDLSKLAESYQGGDTILESPEELSHEQDKSPLSDSGFETRSEKTPSAPQSAESTEPKPLFTDTPIPPSVSETMLEEAYVQSLSDAPLLVEETASALPSAESGAASGSSVASTQMTIPEEDSMSMCLKEETHITTTTRMVYHKPQLTDTAEGIEETMSVRDLMKAFQSGRDPSKELADLFEHKANQDSVKGDELSPRFLDRDVKSKPKVERIIEVHIEKGHSTAEPTEVYIRETKKHPELYVYKGERPIKEMLDYDESQQEEEELIAEEYLPTFLETSRVNTPVSQEEDSRPSSAQLIADDSYKALKLLSQHSIEYCDDEFSEIRGESYRFAEKMLLSEKLDTSSTRHSATEDSAMKTDRNLTSEQQDSPKREFVSKSSKDGSPKAGTFLQRDESPQFDKVTVLHYSTEQGSPKHAVWMRFTEDKHDRSRDKLLYEDRVDQSVKEAEEKLCEVSQFFRDKTEKLNDELQSPERKPVRRELKEPRSWPSSACSSPQKTKTGDEAFNKTKLREPSVSQTFGSVLPAEKKSSSLPGSPQKIQQPKTCESEPSSPSHIKSASKVTSVRMKFESEVQKQSQSRPSKTPPPVQPKPSVKKLQESKLPIYQFFADRKTKVTETSQEERPQNNNDDRDDTKVALTSPKSPKLFSNRNIPNLSLQRTFSEKDSNADKHHVTKNVLTEVSRIDSDDLINKNLRKKSESQIPVRTTSSYNENDLPKKRSVTKPSQIPTLCKSKSFEATATKTNENVSFELLDNAPKDSNSNNLLSSRDILEKVTTPPAAAATNEHFKGIKTLPVYVSLQVGRQAEREAKGALHAVKQKSVSGLGPLSPDDDTLEQISFIDSSGKSPLTPETPSSEEVSYDLTAKTPDGFMGLVPDKPSPIMEVSEELEDDRGGAIISFKETLTEIKTSIHAAKADLVNANMQEMIMTDNYQRLENSSILQKSTVNGYDEKTGQEASKDKGVAYIEFPPPPPLDLSETSDPDKKGSCASSETETEMMEVNLKEEHQKLLIEPIIRIQPPSPVLPEVDNSQSNGEDDNDEESIFQPIPSKKFTFKAPREEDNQTKREKENQVKVKKHDKNGNDNEPLVGTNGSNGKGEDYECEQNGNDQSITDCSLATTAEFSHDTDATEIDSLDGYDLQDEDDGLYEQADLKSLGPLDSRRDVWATDTFRPLDRSFPQTKLEVIEEEKIPEECLKDQKDIPLDGRNSNDAQKDGVETNGQKLPAKEGFSDTYFSYKLEEEFNSPFKTVATKGLDFDPWPSKGAEEDIVDMGGTQASNGEPKPFGLAVDEQSQATTPDSTPARTPTDDSTPTSEPNPFLFHEGKMFEMTRSGAIDMSKRDMVEERLQFFQIGPQSPCERTDLRMAIVADHLGLSWTELARELEFSVEEINSIRVENPNSLTAQSFMLLKKWVHRDGKNATTDTLTAVLTKINRLDIVTLLEGPIFDYGNISGTRCFADDNAVFPDQSDGYHQIDAELRTSPDLHCAPPIPLRSDDFLRNGGIVDTPSRPSDLPLVREPPLVRVEDTSESPDNDRRAVQRRAMFEGAYAPYERQGGRRQEEEEEEEDEMTQDRLQSLLEDIKLEEEGLEDEEMTEEKVHAILEQVRQAEKDLCSLPGWRGGDAMATAVDEATAELGPNAEEGSPDSLADSLEQPAQSSKNEEDEQGGDRSARRVQWAQNVQCERVFDDDDEEEAEEELAEEESSSEEETTVTTRVFRRRVILKGEEARNVPGESVTEEQFTDSDGNLVTRKVIRKVVRRVVGSEQKDEVGEEGGAVVAVAPSGGARGGKGRRRGKRSRQGHKSGSGNNKQGRKSHS